A genomic segment from Nasonia vitripennis strain AsymCx chromosome 4 unlocalized genomic scaffold, Nvit_psr_1.1 chr4_random0007, whole genome shotgun sequence encodes:
- the LOC116417314 gene encoding uncharacterized protein LOC116417314: MIFEMPIMPIKSIIGGRKITKHETTREILGKILTDKVAIKYNFCGTMRKNRKYPFKILHIWDLIFNEVVDVSYKSNEADDTCKIWLKQEKKEWIQLHLVQRKWKILLIHTIILKIRKKKMKMTLMLTTRK, from the exons ATGATCTTCGAGATGCCAATTATGCCAATCAAGTC AATAATAGGAGGCAGGAAAATCACCAAGCATGAGACAACTAGAGAAATCTTGGGAAAAATACTCACAGATAAAGTTGccattaaatataatttttgtggAACGATGCGCAAAAACAGAAAGTACCCTTTCAAAATCTTGCACATATGGGACTTGATATTTA atgAAGTTGTGGACGTTTCCTACAAATCTAATGAAGCCGATGACACCTGCAAAATATGGttgaaacaagaaaaaaaagaatggaTTCAGCTGCATCTCGTGCAaagaaaatggaaaatattGCTCATTCACACGATAATTCTCAAGATacggaagaagaagatgaaaatGACGCTAATGCTGACAACCAGGAAATAA